A genome region from Baekduia alba includes the following:
- a CDS encoding ornithine cyclodeaminase family protein: MPQVAVLDHDAVLAAVSPRAAIDRTREAFLRHRRGEWLMPAKVYLEDPPHGDFRAMPALGDGLAILKWISSFPGNPARDLPTVMGVLLVSDATTSEPIAMLDARSVTALRTGAVAPVAARALAREDAASVGIVGCGLHGAWAARCLAADGYGPGVCFDPRPEAAEALASELGWKAGTREEALDAAVVCCVTPGADIVVDAGDLHPGQHFNMLGADGPGKAEATIGAVASCALFCDEWAQASHGGELTGAVEEGLVTRDRVTDLGAVLAGEAPGRPGPEAVTLFDSTGLAIQDLAIAAAAVEAWRAGRVDAQSVSL; this comes from the coding sequence ATGCCGCAAGTCGCCGTCCTGGACCATGACGCCGTGCTCGCCGCGGTCTCGCCGCGGGCGGCGATCGACCGCACGCGCGAGGCGTTCCTGCGCCACCGGCGCGGCGAGTGGCTGATGCCGGCCAAGGTCTACCTCGAGGACCCGCCGCACGGCGACTTCCGCGCGATGCCGGCGCTCGGCGACGGGCTGGCGATCCTGAAGTGGATCTCCTCGTTCCCCGGCAACCCGGCGCGCGACCTGCCGACGGTGATGGGCGTCCTGCTCGTCTCCGACGCGACGACGAGCGAGCCGATCGCGATGCTCGACGCGCGGTCGGTGACCGCGCTGCGCACGGGCGCCGTCGCGCCGGTCGCGGCGCGGGCGCTGGCGCGCGAGGACGCCGCGAGCGTCGGCATCGTCGGCTGCGGCCTGCACGGCGCCTGGGCCGCCCGCTGCCTGGCCGCCGACGGCTACGGCCCCGGCGTCTGCTTCGACCCGCGCCCGGAGGCCGCCGAGGCGCTGGCGAGCGAGTTGGGGTGGAAGGCCGGCACGCGCGAGGAGGCGCTGGACGCCGCGGTCGTCTGCTGCGTGACGCCGGGCGCCGACATCGTCGTCGACGCCGGCGACCTCCACCCCGGCCAGCACTTCAACATGCTCGGGGCCGACGGCCCGGGCAAGGCGGAGGCGACGATCGGCGCGGTCGCGTCGTGCGCGCTGTTCTGCGACGAGTGGGCGCAGGCGTCGCACGGCGGCGAGCTGACCGGGGCGGTCGAGGAGGGCCTGGTCACCCGTGATCGCGTCACCGACCTCGGCGCGGTCCTGGCCGGCGAGGCGCCGGGCCGTCCGGGCCCGGAGGCCGTGACGCTCTTCGACTCCACCGGCCTGGCGATCCAGGACCTCGCCATCGCCGCCGCGGCGGTCGAGGCCTGGCGCGCGGGACGCGTCGACGCGCAGAGCGTCAGCCTCTAG
- a CDS encoding nitrite/sulfite reductase, with the protein MEPTTVGRKGTLANPEVYENVPGHIIPAISREFDDFDNEAEKFLAGDTPENEFIGFRLKQGVYGQRQPDVQMIRVKLPFGGITPDQIDAFASVIEKYAPLNKGHITTRQNIQIHHVPLRDAAKLIRELSDANLSSREGCGNTVRNVTGDPWAGILEGEVFDPTPYVGAYVRYFVRHPTTQLMPRKVKTAFEGTPGEDRSITGIHDIAFISKVNDEGVRGFEVRVGGGTSIMPRIAPTLYDFVEADNGDYLKVAEAVFRIFDAQDWLRVNRARARLKVFVDKFGIDELRKQVDEQLEGDWVDERDFSVAARRFDIDEEEGAPAAGGRDAVFGEPTDADREAFDRFRESNVVAQKQAGFNAVEIKVYRGDLTPDQLRALGQIMRDFSGGWARTTVGQNLVLRWVRDEQVYDVWQALNAIELGEAGAQEITDNVSCPGTDSCKLGITSSMGLNAAINQKLLEMDITDPQSRRIHIKNSGCPNGCSQHHIADMGFYGASIKVGEHTIPAYVAHIGGQYEGGEVGYGARLKVRLPAKRVPAAVERWIRMYENERTDATETFKAYADRVGTVRFEEEVKGDLAMPVEFGLQTMSTFIDWDRDQPFVVQRGEGECAV; encoded by the coding sequence ATGGAGCCCACCACCGTTGGCCGCAAGGGGACCCTCGCGAACCCCGAGGTCTACGAGAACGTCCCCGGTCACATCATCCCGGCCATCTCCCGGGAGTTCGACGACTTCGACAACGAGGCCGAGAAGTTCCTCGCCGGCGACACGCCCGAGAACGAGTTCATCGGCTTCCGCCTCAAGCAGGGCGTCTACGGCCAGCGCCAGCCCGACGTGCAGATGATCCGGGTCAAGCTGCCGTTCGGCGGCATCACGCCCGACCAGATCGACGCGTTCGCCAGCGTCATCGAGAAGTACGCGCCGCTGAACAAGGGCCACATCACGACGCGGCAGAACATCCAGATCCACCACGTGCCGCTGCGCGACGCCGCGAAGCTGATCCGCGAGCTGTCCGACGCGAACCTCTCCAGCCGCGAGGGCTGCGGGAACACGGTACGCAACGTGACCGGCGACCCGTGGGCCGGGATCCTGGAGGGCGAGGTCTTCGACCCGACGCCCTACGTCGGCGCCTACGTCCGCTACTTCGTGCGCCACCCCACGACCCAGCTGATGCCGCGCAAGGTCAAGACGGCCTTCGAGGGCACGCCGGGCGAGGACCGCTCGATCACGGGCATCCACGACATCGCCTTCATCTCGAAGGTCAACGACGAGGGCGTCCGCGGCTTCGAGGTCCGGGTCGGCGGCGGCACGTCGATCATGCCGCGCATCGCGCCGACGCTGTACGACTTCGTCGAGGCCGACAACGGCGACTACCTCAAGGTGGCCGAGGCCGTCTTCCGCATCTTCGACGCCCAGGACTGGCTGCGCGTCAACCGCGCCCGCGCCCGCCTGAAGGTCTTCGTCGACAAGTTCGGCATCGACGAGCTGCGCAAGCAGGTCGACGAGCAGCTCGAGGGCGACTGGGTCGACGAGCGCGACTTCTCCGTCGCCGCGCGCCGCTTCGACATCGACGAGGAGGAGGGCGCCCCCGCGGCGGGTGGGCGGGACGCAGTCTTCGGCGAGCCGACCGACGCCGACCGCGAGGCCTTCGACCGCTTCCGCGAGTCCAACGTCGTGGCCCAGAAGCAGGCCGGCTTCAACGCGGTCGAGATCAAGGTCTACCGCGGCGACCTCACCCCGGACCAGCTGCGCGCGCTCGGCCAGATCATGCGCGACTTCTCCGGCGGCTGGGCGCGCACGACCGTCGGCCAGAACCTCGTCCTGCGCTGGGTGCGCGACGAGCAGGTCTACGACGTGTGGCAGGCGCTCAACGCGATCGAGCTCGGCGAGGCCGGCGCGCAGGAGATCACCGACAACGTCTCGTGCCCCGGCACGGACTCCTGCAAGCTGGGCATCACGAGCTCGATGGGCCTCAACGCGGCGATCAACCAGAAGCTGCTCGAGATGGACATCACCGATCCGCAGTCGCGCCGGATCCACATCAAGAACTCCGGCTGCCCCAACGGCTGCTCGCAGCACCACATCGCCGACATGGGGTTCTACGGCGCGTCGATCAAGGTCGGCGAGCACACGATCCCGGCGTACGTCGCCCACATCGGGGGCCAGTACGAGGGCGGCGAGGTCGGCTACGGCGCGCGCCTGAAGGTGCGCCTGCCCGCCAAGCGCGTCCCGGCGGCCGTCGAGCGCTGGATCCGCATGTACGAGAACGAGCGCACCGACGCGACCGAGACGTTCAAGGCCTACGCCGACCGCGTCGGCACGGTGCGCTTCGAGGAGGAGGTCAAGGGCGACCTCGCCATGCCGGTCGAGTTCGGGCTGCAGACCATGTCCACGTTCATCGACTGGGATCGCGACCAGCCGTTCGTCGTCCAGCGGGGCGAAGGCGAATGCGCGGTCTGA
- a CDS encoding YciI family protein: MKFLFLLYVPPAIRDDMDARAGLEAWFAYGRSLTDAGVHLGNNALEGTETATTVRVRDGETLITDGPFAETKEMLGGYYLVDLPSREEAIAWAARVPNAPYGSIEVRPVL; this comes from the coding sequence ATGAAGTTCCTCTTCCTCCTCTACGTGCCGCCGGCGATCCGCGACGACATGGACGCCCGGGCTGGGCTCGAGGCGTGGTTCGCCTATGGCCGGTCGCTGACCGACGCGGGCGTGCACCTGGGCAACAACGCCCTGGAGGGCACGGAGACCGCGACCACCGTCCGCGTGCGCGACGGCGAGACGCTGATCACCGACGGCCCGTTCGCCGAGACCAAGGAGATGCTCGGCGGCTACTACCTCGTGGACCTCCCCAGCCGCGAGGAAGCGATCGCCTGGGCGGCGCGTGTCCCCAACGCACCGTATGGATCGATCGAGGTGCGCCCGGTCCTGTGA
- a CDS encoding RNA polymerase sigma factor, with protein sequence MTDEAISRAFREEGPAILATLIRQVGDFTLAEDALQDAFAAAVATWPRDGVPDRPGAWITTTARRRAIDRLRRERGLADRIERLAALAARDTDQGKDIELVDEDRDDPGAQFADDRLRLIFTCCHPALALEARVALTVKLLGGLTTAEVARAFLVSEPTMYQRLTRAKRKIAAARIPYRVPPPDLLPERLGGVLAVIYLVFNEGYAAASGDRLVRGELCGEAIRLGRLLVNLMPGDPEVLGLLALMLLQDARRDARVDARGDYVALDRQDRERWDRGRIAEGSHALDLAMALRRPGTYQLQAAIAALHATAPSADATDWVEIATLYAELDRHAPSPVIRINRAAALAFAGAPEAGLELVRPLLDDTRLAGYAPLHAAHAELLRRTGAADGAAAAYDRAIAATGNAVERAELQRRRAAL encoded by the coding sequence GTGACCGACGAGGCCATCAGCCGGGCCTTCCGCGAGGAGGGCCCGGCGATCCTCGCCACGCTGATCCGGCAGGTCGGCGACTTCACCTTGGCCGAGGACGCGCTGCAGGACGCGTTCGCTGCCGCGGTCGCGACGTGGCCGCGTGACGGCGTCCCCGACCGCCCCGGCGCGTGGATCACGACGACCGCGCGGCGCCGCGCGATCGACCGGCTGCGGCGTGAGCGCGGGCTGGCCGACCGGATCGAACGGCTCGCCGCCCTGGCCGCGCGCGACACCGACCAAGGCAAGGACATCGAGTTGGTCGACGAGGACCGCGACGACCCCGGAGCGCAGTTCGCCGACGACCGGCTGCGCCTGATCTTCACCTGCTGCCATCCGGCGCTCGCGCTGGAGGCCCGCGTCGCGCTGACCGTCAAGCTCCTCGGCGGCCTGACGACCGCCGAGGTCGCGCGCGCGTTCCTGGTCTCCGAGCCCACGATGTACCAGCGGCTCACGCGCGCCAAGCGCAAGATCGCCGCCGCCCGGATCCCGTACCGCGTCCCGCCGCCCGACCTGCTGCCCGAGCGCCTCGGCGGCGTGCTGGCCGTCATCTACCTGGTGTTCAACGAGGGCTATGCCGCCGCGTCGGGCGACCGCCTGGTCCGCGGCGAGCTGTGCGGCGAGGCGATCCGGCTCGGCCGCCTGCTCGTCAACCTGATGCCCGGCGACCCCGAGGTCCTCGGGCTCCTGGCGCTGATGCTCCTGCAGGACGCCCGTCGCGACGCGCGCGTCGACGCCCGCGGGGACTACGTCGCGCTCGACCGCCAGGACCGCGAGCGCTGGGACCGCGGCCGGATCGCCGAGGGCAGCCACGCGCTGGACCTGGCGATGGCGCTGCGCAGGCCGGGGACCTACCAGCTGCAGGCCGCCATCGCCGCCCTGCACGCCACCGCGCCCAGCGCCGACGCCACCGACTGGGTCGAGATCGCCACGCTCTACGCCGAGCTGGACCGCCACGCGCCCTCGCCCGTGATCCGGATCAACCGCGCGGCCGCGCTGGCCTTCGCCGGCGCGCCCGAGGCCGGCCTGGAGCTGGTCCGCCCGCTGCTGGACGACACGCGCCTGGCCGGCTACGCGCCCCTGCACGCCGCGCACGCCGAGCTGCTGCGCCGGACCGGCGCCGCCGACGGCGCCGCGGCCGCCTACGACCGCGCGATCGCGGCCACCGGCAACGCGGTCGAGCGCGCCGAGCTCCAGCGCCGCCGCGCAGCCCTGTAG
- a CDS encoding YciI family protein, with protein sequence MQYMLLIYVPSDGSERAEPSAWFEYSQALQEAGVMVAGDGLQPGDTASTVRVRDGETLVTDGPFAETKELLGGYYVVEVDDLDAALAWAAKMPNIAFGSVEVRPVMVYDTAQA encoded by the coding sequence ATGCAGTACATGTTGCTCATCTACGTCCCGTCCGACGGCAGCGAGCGCGCGGAGCCCAGCGCGTGGTTCGAGTACTCGCAGGCGCTGCAGGAGGCCGGCGTCATGGTCGCCGGCGACGGGCTGCAGCCCGGGGACACCGCGTCGACCGTCCGGGTGCGCGACGGCGAGACGCTCGTCACCGACGGCCCGTTCGCCGAGACCAAGGAGCTGCTCGGCGGCTACTACGTGGTCGAGGTCGACGACCTCGACGCCGCGCTGGCGTGGGCCGCGAAGATGCCGAACATCGCGTTCGGGTCGGTCGAGGTGCGCCCGGTGATGGTGTACGACACCGCCCAGGCCTGA
- a CDS encoding FCD domain-containing protein → MTSEPLPFDLKLAREAFATTGGLHAAATRRAAGQLSAPDYDQLRAHDAAYVTALAEGRVQDAILADDAFHRVFLDVADDPDLKVSVDLMLPRLRRMDLWLFTRKSFDPGQNTHPETIAALEAGDVDTAVRLVEESYAHAGEALAAAVERGAGASD, encoded by the coding sequence ATGACCTCCGAGCCGCTGCCCTTCGACCTCAAGCTCGCCCGCGAGGCGTTCGCGACCACCGGCGGCCTGCATGCCGCCGCCACCCGCCGTGCCGCCGGCCAGCTCTCCGCGCCGGACTACGACCAGCTCCGCGCGCACGACGCCGCCTACGTCACCGCGCTCGCCGAGGGCCGGGTCCAGGACGCGATCCTCGCCGACGACGCGTTCCACCGGGTCTTCCTCGACGTGGCCGACGACCCCGACCTGAAGGTCTCGGTCGACCTGATGCTCCCGCGCCTGCGGCGCATGGACCTCTGGCTGTTCACGCGCAAGTCCTTCGACCCCGGCCAGAACACGCACCCGGAGACGATCGCCGCGCTCGAGGCCGGCGACGTCGACACCGCCGTCCGGCTGGTCGAGGAGTCCTACGCCCACGCCGGCGAGGCGCTGGCGGCCGCCGTGGAGCGCGGGGCCGGCGCGTCCGACTAG